One genomic segment of Arachis duranensis cultivar V14167 chromosome 4, aradu.V14167.gnm2.J7QH, whole genome shotgun sequence includes these proteins:
- the LOC107485035 gene encoding uncharacterized protein LOC107485035 produces MPCLYITTNLNLDGIDTNPIFSEATTAVSTIIGKPEKFVMVILKSSVPISFEGNKKAAAYAEIVSMGGINSEVKRKLIATIGTILETHLSIPTTRFFLKVFDTTAFRTNSKI; encoded by the exons ATGCCTTGCCTTTACATAACCACCAACCTTAACTTGGATGGAATTGACACTAATCCCATCTTTTCTGAAGCAACCACTGCTGTCTCCACAATCATCGGCAAACCTGAAAAG TTTGTGATGGTAATTTTGAAGTCATCAGTGCCAATATCATTTGAGGGAAACAAGAAAGCAGCTGCATATGCTGAGATAGTATCAATGGGTGGCATCAATTCAGAAGTGAAGAGGAAGCTTATTGCCACCATTGGCACCATTTTGGAGACCCACCTCTCTATCCCAACAACAAGATTTTTCCTCAAAGTCTTTGATACAACTGCATTTCGTACAAACTCcaaaatctaa